In Gemmatimonadota bacterium, the sequence GCCCGGCCCCAGAGGGCCAGGACATCGCCGGCGCGCCGGCGGGCCATCGGCCGGTCGCCCTGGGCGTCGGCCAGGCGGGCCCGCAGGGCCAGCAGGCGCACCAGGGAGCCGGCGGCCACGGTGCGTTCGGTCAGGTCGATCCCGGCCCCGCCGAGCCCGTCGAGGTATCCGTCGAGCCGTGCCACCGCCGCGGTGGTATCTCCCATGCCCAGCTCCGCGAGCGCCTCGGCAATGGCCCCCTCGACGGCCACCCGCCCGAAGGGGCGGTCGCGGCGCTGCTCGGCGACGCGGGCCATCATGGCGCGGGCCTCCGCGGGCCGGTGGCTCCGCACGGCCTCGTGCAGCAGCACCAGGTAGTCCACGCTCTTCCGGGTGCGCGGGGTCGGGCGGGAGCGATCGTCCGGAAAGAGCAGCACCCGGGTGCGATCGAGGAGGGCGGCATCCGCCGCCTCGCGGCGCGCCCCGGCAAGGTAGCCGGAGAGTTGCCGGAGAGCGACCTGAAGGAGGGCGTCCAGCGAGTCGGCCGGGGCGCCCACCGCGGCAAAGGCCTCGAGCGCCAGCGCGGTCTCGCGCAGCGGCAGGGGCACCGGGAGCACCGCCCCCTCGGGGCTCCAGATCACCTCGTCCGGCGCGGCGCGGCGCGCCAGCGCCGCGGCGAGGCTGGCACGGCCGGTCAGCGCGGCGGCGGCGGCGAGGTAGGGAGCCTCCTCGGTGGTGGGATCGGGCGTGGCGGTGAGCAGGGAGTCGGCCAGGGCGGCGGCCTCGGTGAAGCGCTCCCGCTTGACCAGCAGCCGGAGCGCCGTGCTGGCCAGGCGCACCCGGTCGCCGTGATCGGTGGCACGCCGGGCGGCGTCGCGGATGCGCAGCACCGCGGAATCACCGGCCCCGCCGGTGGCGCCGAACTCCCCCGAGAGCTCGAGGGCGAGCGCGCTGGCCTCGAGCGCGGGGACGCTGCCGGGGAAGGCGCGGACCCACTCGCCGGTGAGCTGGGTGAGGCGACGGCGGTTGCGGACGATGGCGTCGACCGCGGCGCCGCCACGGGCCGCCGTGGCGCCGCTGCCGATCTGGTCCTGCGGCCACGGCACGAAGGCCAGGGTGTCGCCCGACAGCACCGGGAAGGCCGCGAACTCGGACGCGGCGGGATCGGCGCGGGAGCCGCGCCGGTAGATGTTGGTCTCGGCGTAGTAGACGCGCGTCAGGCGGGCGAACGCGGCGCCCCGGAAGGCCTGGTGCGCCGAGGGCACGAGGAGCATCGCGTGGTGATAGTCGTTGATCGCCGCCTGGTAGCTGGAGCGGAAGCGCCAGCCGGAGGGACTCGCCGCATCGGCCAGGACGATCGGGTCGCGGGAGCGGCACTCCGCCCGCCCGTACCAGCCCCGATAGTCGAGGGAGTCACGGCGGATCATCGCCTCGTAGCGATCGCAGGCCTCGGGGTAGTGCTGCTCGGCCAGGGCGGCGAGCGCCAGGGCCCACTCACGCTCCGGCGGCGGGAGGGCCGGCCGCGCGCCGAGGCCGGCGAGCGCGTGGTCTCTCCAGGTGTCGGGGGAGCGCCCCAGCCAGTTCTGGGTCTGCGCCAGCCAGAGGTGCGCGAGGCCGTACCCCGGGTCGCGGTCCAGCGCCTCGGTGAAGCCGGTGGCCGCCGCCGGCAGGTCCCACCGCGCGAGCGCCGCGTGGGCGGAATCGTAGGCCTGCCAGGCCGCGATGAGCCGGGTGCCGAGCACGCCACCGGCGGCGGCGGCGGCCTGAGGCCGGGGCAGCAGCAGCGAGTCGGCCAGCTCGGTGAAGCGGGCCTCGAGATCCTCGAGCGAGGCGGACACCGTGACCGTCCGCTCGCGGAGCACGCGCGCGCCCCGGCCGGTCTCGTACAGCACGCCGCGGATGCGGACGGAGTCGCGGAAGGGCCAGACCTCGCCGGAGAGCAGCCGGCCGGCCCGGGCCTCGCGGGCCAGCCGCAGCAACTCGTCGAGTTCCGCGGGCGCGGGCAGCCGGGCGATCCGGTCGTCGAACCAGCGGGAATCCACCACCGAGACGTCGTCCCAGCGGGTCAGCGCCTCGCGCAGCAGGCGGGCGCACTGCTCCCCGGTGAGCAGCAGCGGCGCGGCCCCCTCGTGGTGGACGAACGGCGCCACGGCCAGGTGCCCGGGATCGGTGGCGCCCGCCCCCAGCCCGCGCCGCGTGGCGGCGGTGACGAACGCGGCGTACACCACCGCCGCGATGGCGGCCGCGGGGAGCAGCCAGCGCCACGGGATCGCGGCGCGCCGGACCGGCAGGGGCTCGGCGGGCGTGGCGGCGGCGGCCTCCCCCTGCTGCACCCGCGCGATGGCCTCGGCGAACTGATGCGCGGTGGCGTAGCGGTCCGCGGGATTCTTGGAGAGGGCGCGCCCCACCAGCCGCCGGAGCTCCGGGGGCACGGTGGCGCGGCGGGTCTCGACCGGCGCCGGCTCGGCCTCGAGGTGCTGGACCACCAGGTCCTCGGGCGTGGTGCCGCGGAAGGGCGGCTCGCCGGTGAGCATCTCGTACAGCACGCAGCCGAGGCTGTAGAGGTCGCTGCGATGGTCCACCGCGCGGGAGCCGCCGCTGGCCTGCTCCGGGCTCATGTAGGCCGGCGTCCCGACCCGTTCCTCCAGGAGGTCCTTCCGCTTCCAGCCGCCGGCGCTGATGGCGCGGGCGATGCCGAAGTCGGCGACCACCGCCTGGCCGGCGAGGAAGAGGATGTTGTCGGGCTTGATGTCGCGGTGGATGACGTCGTGACTGTGCGCGTACGCGAGGGCGGAGGCCACCTGGCCCGCGATGGCCAGGGCATCGGCGATCGGCAGGGCCCCCTCCCGTTCCAGCCGCTGCCGGAGGCTCTCCCCCGGCACGAAGGGCATCACGTAGTAGAGGAAGCCGTCGATCTGCCCCGAATCGTGCAGCGGGAGGATGTTGGGGTGGGCCAGCCGCGCCACCACCTTGATCTCCTGAAGAAACCGGTCGGCGCCGTCGCCGGCGTCGGACTCCAGCCGGAACGCCTTGAGCGCCACCTGACGGAAGTGCTGCTCATCCCGGGCCAGGTAGACGGTGGCCATGCCCCCGCGGCCAAGCTCGCGCTCGACGGCGTAACGCCCCGCGATGAGGAGCGGGAGGGGGATGGGTTCGTCGGTCAGGGGGTCCGTCCGGGGCCAGGGCCTGCGTCCAAGCTAGGGCGGGGTGCCGAAACCGGCCACACCCGCCGTCACATTCACTAGAACGCAGCGAGGCCGGTCACCGTCTCACCGAGGATGAGGGAGTGCATATCGTGCGTGCCCTCATAGGTATAGACCGACTCCAGGTTGGCCAGGTGGCGCATGGAGTGATATTCGG encodes:
- a CDS encoding serine/threonine protein kinase codes for the protein MATVYLARDEQHFRQVALKAFRLESDAGDGADRFLQEIKVVARLAHPNILPLHDSGQIDGFLYYVMPFVPGESLRQRLEREGALPIADALAIAGQVASALAYAHSHDVIHRDIKPDNILFLAGQAVVADFGIARAISAGGWKRKDLLEERVGTPAYMSPEQASGGSRAVDHRSDLYSLGCVLYEMLTGEPPFRGTTPEDLVVQHLEAEPAPVETRRATVPPELRRLVGRALSKNPADRYATAHQFAEAIARVQQGEAAAATPAEPLPVRRAAIPWRWLLPAAAIAAVVYAAFVTAATRRGLGAGATDPGHLAVAPFVHHEGAAPLLLTGEQCARLLREALTRWDDVSVVDSRWFDDRIARLPAPAELDELLRLAREARAGRLLSGEVWPFRDSVRIRGVLYETGRGARVLRERTVTVSASLEDLEARFTELADSLLLPRPQAAAAAGGVLGTRLIAAWQAYDSAHAALARWDLPAAATGFTEALDRDPGYGLAHLWLAQTQNWLGRSPDTWRDHALAGLGARPALPPPEREWALALAALAEQHYPEACDRYEAMIRRDSLDYRGWYGRAECRSRDPIVLADAASPSGWRFRSSYQAAINDYHHAMLLVPSAHQAFRGAAFARLTRVYYAETNIYRRGSRADPAASEFAAFPVLSGDTLAFVPWPQDQIGSGATAARGGAAVDAIVRNRRRLTQLTGEWVRAFPGSVPALEASALALELSGEFGATGGAGDSAVLRIRDAARRATDHGDRVRLASTALRLLVKRERFTEAAALADSLLTATPDPTTEEAPYLAAAAALTGRASLAAALARRAAPDEVIWSPEGAVLPVPLPLRETALALEAFAAVGAPADSLDALLQVALRQLSGYLAGARREAADAALLDRTRVLLFPDDRSRPTPRTRKSVDYLVLLHEAVRSHRPAEARAMMARVAEQRRDRPFGRVAVEGAIAEALAELGMGDTTAAVARLDGYLDGLGGAGIDLTERTVAAGSLVRLLALRARLADAQGDRPMARRRAGDVLALWGRADPGLAPVLAEMRALRARPS